ACGCTCGAAGGCTGCCAACTGTACTCCTTCGGAAATCGACGGTTGAGATGCTCCCTTGAACCTTGTTGGACGAACGGTTGTTGTAAGCCAGGAGGACGGTGTTTCACGAGCTCTCGATGAGCAATCATGTGAAAATCTCACCAACAGCGCAGGTTGAGATGTCATTGCGTGTAATACGCCCACCAACTTGAGAGAGAACCAACATCAATCTCCCAGCTGAGCAATTCCACCCCTTCGTGATGATTTCCTCACCAACAGaaacaccgccgccggcgacgcccatCTTCCTCAAGCTCTCCTACCCGGCGCCCCGCGTTCTCCTCGTGCGGATGGACCGGCCGAAGGACCTCAACGCCATGTCAACAGCAGCACAATGGGAGATGGACTCAGTGTGGCGGTGGTTCGACCAAGAACCAAACCTGagcgtcgccgtcatcaccggAACGGGACGGGCGTTCTCGGCAGGGGCCGATCTGAAAGAGTGGAATagcaccatggccgccgatgccgacccGAGCAAGCGGATGGGCAACGCTCCCGCCTTCAAGCCCCTGAGTCGGCGGCTGGGCaagaagcccgtcgtcgCAGCGGTCAACGGCCTCGCGATGGGCGGCGGATGCGAGTTCGTCGTCAACtgcgacctcgtcgtcgcggccgacgacgcgtACTTCGGGCTCCCGGAGGTCAAGAGAGGAATCGCagccatcggcggcgccctgcCGCGGCTCATCCGCACCATCGGCCTCCAGCGGGCGAGCGAGTTCGCGCTGACCGGGCGCAACGTCTCGGCGCAGGAGATGGCGGGGTGGGGGATCGTGAACAAGGTGGTGCCCAAGGAGAaggtcgtggacgaggcggTACGCTATGCGACGATGATCGCGGCCCACTCGCCGGACGCCATCATCTGCACAAGGGCAGGGCTGAGGCAGGGCTGGGAGGCGGCATCTGTCGAGAGGGCAGTGGAGTGGACTTTGGAAAAGGAGTTTGCCGAGTTACAGCGAGGCGAGAACAttctcgagggcctcaaAGCCTTCTCTGAGAAACGGGAGCCCAGGTGGAAGGGTAGTCGGCTGTGACGGGTCATGCGTTCCAGGCGGCGAGAATCAACAAGACCGGGCCGGGACCAGTGAGCCGGACGAACTCATTCAATGTGTATCCTCATGCTCTGCTCAAACCGAAGCCTCGCTCATCCAGACCGAGTCGATGGACCAGTTTGACCGGGGTTCTCCTCGTCATTAATTACTCCTTCTATAGAGTCCTCTATACTTGAGTCGATACGTCCACGTTTGCTCCATCGTTACAGGTAGACCGGTCGGTGGAGATCCTGAGCGGAAGCCGCCGCCAAATCGGTCCGTAGACGGTTTCAACAACCTAAAATGTCTTCACCACTCTTCAGCGTCCCATCGTATTGAGCCTTTGAGACGGCAGGGAGCCAATGGTTCGGCCACTGTCGCATCCAGATGTGGCCGTTTGGGCAAAGAGTCAAAGGCCGATGTGCTCGGGTCGCGCGGTGGTCTCCCCCCGCAGGACGTCACAAGGAAAGGCCTTCGATGCCTCGCCAGCCATCCATGAAAGAGTTTCGAAGAGGTTCGAGTTTTCCCGGGGGAGGCCAACTGGCGTGTGTACGCCTTGGATGGTCCTAGCCGACAAATGAAAGAACGGAGGACTGCCGCGCACATCAGGTCAGACCAAGGCTGTGTGTCTTGTCGTTCGTCTCACTCATGGGCGTTAATTCTCGTTGAGCACATACTGATCCTCCTCAAGTCATCCCATTCCTCGATGACAGTTGCAAATTCTTGAGGGTTTATAAACCTCGAGCACGGTCTCATTCTTGGCCGCGGTTCCCTTTGAACTGACAGACAATCTCGACTTCTCTCCTCGATAACCGACATTGCGCGAGCTGGTTCCCGCATGTCGGTCTCGTGAATCTTCGTCATGGATATCTCAAAGTCTGAGACCTATCGCGAGTTCGATAGGACGTCGATGGATAAGCACTGCGACCTCGACAGAGACGATGCCTCTTCGATACGTTCCGAGGCGCTGGGAGACGATCTGCCTCCCGGTTACTACTATTCTCCTCGATTCCTCGGTGCTATGGCGGTTGGTTGAGGCTATCGCGGTGTATCACGACCGTAGCTGACGTCCTTTCTAGGGATTCTGTCTCTCGGCAACCTCGGCTTACCTCTTTTTGATCTTGCCGACCAACGTGTTGACGTTTATCAATGCCGATATTGGTGCGAATGAGCAGTGACAACTCGGTTGGATCCGTTAATGCTGATGTCAAGCAGGGCCGAGTCCGTATATCTCCTGGGTCAATATTGCCAGGACGTTATCGCTGTCTTTCACGTACACGATCCTCGGCCGACTGTCAGATCTTTTCGGTAGACGCTGGttcttcatcggcggcaacgtcgtcgCCTTTTTCGGCGTCATCATCTGCGCTGTCGCACGCAACGTCGAGACTCTCATCGTTGGCGCCGCAGTGTATGGCCTGGGCGAGACGGTTCAGCTCAGTTTTAACGTTGCTGTCGGCGAACTGGTTCCCAACAAGTATCGACCGATGGTATTGTCCCTGATCTTCCTAACCAACGCGCCTGTTTCGGCATTCGGTCCTTTCATTGGTAGGCGACTCCTACAAAGCCAGACAATACTCTTCGCTAACCTGGTACCCAGCCCGGGGGTTTGTGAAGAACCCAAATCTCAGCTGGAGATGGTGCTTCTACATCAATATCATTACCATTGGTCTTGCCATCGTTCTGCTATACCTGTTTTACCACCCGCCCACTTTTGAGCTTCTTCATGCCCGAAAGACAAAGCGTCAACTGCTCAAAGAACTTGACTGTACGTCTCACACTCCAGGAGAGGCTAAATTGCCGGGACGTTAACATCAGGAACAGA
The DNA window shown above is from Colletotrichum destructivum chromosome 2, complete sequence and carries:
- a CDS encoding Putative enoyl-CoA hydratase/isomerase, ClpP/crotonase-like domain superfamily, with the translated sequence MISSPTETPPPATPIFLKLSYPAPRVLLVRMDRPKDLNAMSTAAQWEMDSVWRWFDQEPNLSVAVITGTGRAFSAGADLKEWNSTMAADADPSKRMGNAPAFKPLSRRLGKKPVVAAVNGLAMGGGCEFVVNCDLVVAADDAYFGLPEVKRGIAAIGGALPRLIRTIGLQRASEFALTGRNVSAQEMAGWGIVNKVVPKEKVVDEAVRYATMIAAHSPDAIICTRAGLRQGWEAASVERAVEWTLEKEFAELQRGENILEGLKAFSEKREPRWKGSRL